From a region of the Besnoitia besnoiti strain Bb-Ger1 chromosome I, whole genome shotgun sequence genome:
- a CDS encoding hypothetical protein (encoded by transcript BESB_000130), producing the protein MHSSVEKPPAAFGLSGSSASNAPSASSSKLGYLQKYMGGSASTQGGGVSAVEDSKKKKKRRKAPGAPSSSGGGVTGGFVLNDALDEIDVRPPTRGKRTATASDFLQAVQFGRVLKPTSGAHGRAYAYQDDEEAAFGSDGSEQADEEIVVVDADGRNVSLNETQAKRVHAIVRDQEAREMGLPAPGARAGGRVEASLSQEARPPHARDEYPATRGECPQEHAKQERSEVDDAWKKTISWGPREDKESQEGDRYAAEPTEAHAAAARGEGAAVDLSVFNAPVPSRHRTSAGANRSPQTALADLEDSPRRRPSRQDSKSVAAARDTEDLSPPRRRPHLAGLAGPSKDPSSAQAREQADLSPPRRRPVHGMKSEPGMPVSQSPSGSKASDMGDLSPPRRRPAHASASHDHPPRPVASPSVSASSSSSASFATAREGLRPRSLERRTDRDLSPPRRRAAESKSNDEERGRRTGRERGRERDEGERDSGEAGADRRSRTEPDERDGQKSTGLLTLEDYRKSGVAIEREESLLTKEQLEREAVRQVVYRDKQGRIITEAEWLELQEGRGKKRKKERSPAPELEWGRGLVQKEAREKKAQEDAKLAQEPLTRYEIDDDFDRNLQDRTRWEDPVNRVPQKASEHATPWIAPEQPKKTKRPKCPHDAPRNRFGILPGYRWDGVVRGNGYEDRRLKAINRKKMEAHLAHMNNVADM; encoded by the exons ATGCATTCTTCCGTGGAAAAACCCCCTGCGGCTTTCGGGTTGTCgggctcgtctgcgtcgaacgccccttctgcgtcttcttccaaaCTCGGATATCTGCAGAAGTACATGGGCGGGAGTGCCTCCACCCAAGGAGGGGGCGTTTCTGCTGTCGAGGACtcaaagaagaaaaagaagaggagaaaagcgCCGGGAGCGCCGTCttcgagcggcggcggagtgaCCGGGGGCTTCGTTCTGAACGACGCGTTAGACGAGATTGACGTCCGACCTCCGACTCGAGGCAAGCGCACAGCGACTGCCTCTGACTTTCTTCAGGCGGTGCAGTTTGGGAGAGTTCTCAAGCCGACGTCGGGGGCCCACGGGCGGGCCTACGCGTATCAAGATGACGAGGAAGCGGCTTTCGGCTCGGACGGCTCTGAACAGGCCGATGAAGAAATCGTTGTGGTTGACGCAGACGGACGCAACGTGTCGCTGAACGAAACTCAGGCAAAGCGCGTCCACGCCATCGTGCGAGACCAAGAAGCGCGGGAAATGGGTCTCCCTGCAccaggcgcgagagccggAGGCCGGGTCGAAGCCTCTTTGTCCCAGGAGGCGCGTCCGCcacacgcgcgagacgagtatcctgcgacgcgaggagagtGCCCCCAAGAGCACGCGAAACAAGAGCGCAGCGAGGTCGATGACGCCTGGAAAAAAACGATATCCTGGGGTCCACGTGAAGACAAAGAGTCGCAGGAGGGAGACCGGTACGCGGCCGAACCGacagaggcgcacgcggcggcggcccgaGGTGAAGGAGCCGCCGTTGACTTGTCTGTGTTTAATGCACCTGTGCCGAGCCGTCACCGTACAAGTGCAGGGGCGAATCGTAGCCCTCAGACCGCCCTCGCAGACCTCGAAGACTCTCCCCGTCGTCGACCGAGCCGACAGGATTCGAAAAGTGTGGCTGCAGCTCGAGACACTGAGGATTTATCCCCTCCACGAAGGCGCCCCCACCTCGCGGGTCTCGCAGGCCCCAGCAAAGACCCCAGTTCAGCCCAAGCGAGAGAGCAAGCGGATTTATCTCCACCGAGACGGCGTCCCGTACACGGGATGAAATCCGAGCCCGGCATGCCAGTGTCTCAGAGCCCTTCGGGGTCAAAGGCGAGCGACATGGGGGATTTgtcgcccccccgccgcagacctgcgcatgcgtcagCTTCCCACGAccacccgccgcgccctgtgGCTTCACCGTCGGTGTCGgcatcctcttcttcgtctgcatccTTCGCCACCGCTAGAGagggcctgcggccgcggtctCTTGAGAGGCGGACAGATCGCgacctctctccgccgcgacggcgggcaGCGGAGAGCAAATCGAACGATGaggagcgagggcgaagaactGGAAGGgagcgagggagggagagggacgagggggagagagactcgGGAGAGGCGGGTGCGGACCGCAGATCGAGAACCGAACCCGATGAGCGAGACGGGCAAAAGTCAACGGGCCTCTTGACTCTCGAAGATTACAG GAAGTCTGGCGTCGCCatcgagagagaggaaagcctCCTCACCAAAGAGCAGCTCGAACGAGAAGCCGTTCGCCAAGTGGTTTACCGTGACAAACAGGGCCGCATCATCACAGAAGCAGAGTGGCTAGAGCTCCAG GAGGGACGAGGAAAAAAGCGCAAGAAGGAGCGCAGCCCCGCCCCTGAGCTTGAGTGGGGCAGGGGCCTTGTACAAAAAGAAGCCCgtgagaagaaggcgcaagAAGATGCAAAGCTCGCGCAGGAGCCACTGACGAG GTACGAGATCGACGACGACTTCGACAGAAATCTTCAAGATCGAACTCGGTGGGAGGACCCTGTGAACCGGGTGCCTCAGAAAGCTAGCGAGCATGCAACGCCATGGATCGCTCCTGAACAGCCAAAGAAAACAA AACGGCCGAAATGCCCTCACGATGCACCTAGGAACCGGTTCGGCATCTTGCCAGGCTATCGATGGGACGGCGTCGTCCGCGGAAACGGCTACGAAGATCGCCGTCTGAAG GCTATCAACCGGAAAAAGATGGAGGCCCATTTGGCGCACATGAATAACGTCGCAGACATGTAA